The Pelmatolapia mariae isolate MD_Pm_ZW unplaced genomic scaffold, Pm_UMD_F_2 NODE_ptg000342l+_length_103917_cov_1, whole genome shotgun sequence genome includes the window ATTTGCAGTGAAACGTCCATATATGACAGTAAGCAGGCCCCAGCTGATGGGAGATAGAGCTGCTCCAAGTGTGGGACGACcaagcaaaaaaacacaaaataaaataatgatttttatttaGAGAAATTAAAGAAACAAGAGTACTAGATGTCTCCTGCTAACCTGAGAGCAAATGAAAGGACTGGGTTGTTAACTGCTTTTGGGTTCTGAAGAGGGGCTAACCCAAGCTACAACGACCAGTATAAAAGGGAGTCCCGTTTCCCTCACTGTAGGGGTCTTAGTCGTAGACGTGGTCATTGTCAAGACATCTGGGTGTAACTAAGTAAAGTAGAGTCTGTCAGCACAGAAGTGAAGCTCAATAAAGCGAATAGAAGAACAGAGCCCTCTATAGAGATTAGATCCGGATTACTGTGTGTCTCTATGTACACACTGTTTTTTCTGTgcttgtaagaaaaaaaaacaaaaccatatCCTTCCATGGTACACTCGAGTCTTCACCTCAGGCGGCCATGTTGAACTGCTGTGTGAAACATCCGCCTTCTCCtgtcaaaacacagttttacgGGCAAGGCAGCAGCCTTTTGCTTACATTACACCTCGATGCATCCTGATGGGCCGCACGCCACACGGAGAAAGACTTCAGAGGTTCGTGCGAAATGTAGAGGGCACGCTGGTGATGAACGCCTTCCAGCATAGCAGCTGCACAGTCCTCATGCTTTTTACCCTGCTTTGTCGCCACCTTGTGGCAGAACATTTTGGCGCAGGCAGTGCATTAAAGTGTAGAGGACTTTTTCACATTGTCTGCTCATCCAAATGGAAGCCATTTTTACATCTTCTTGCGTTTCCCTTTTGTCTTTATCAGAATAAGACCTTGCCCATAGAGGACACCACAGACTGCCTGAGCACCATGGCCTGCGTGTGTCGCGTCATGCTGGAGACTCCGTAAGTGCTTCTCGTCTCCCCATCATCCTTTGCTCAGTCCATCTCCTTGAATGTCAGAATCCTAAATTCCGAATTAACAGGCTCTTTCACTGTGCCGTCTAATATGTCAGTAATTCAATAGGTTGAAGCTCAGAGTCCTTCATgctaaatataaaatgtttaatctttattctgtgtgtctttgtgtgaagAAACTCTCATCTATAATTGTTCACTGGTATTTGGTGGACACCCCCAACCCCCGCCGTGCCCTCTGTTAAACAGAGCAAATATTAACTCCTGTTTTCGTCCCAGGGAGTACCGCTGTCGGTTCACCAACACAGACACCATGCTGTTCTGCATGAGGGTGATGGTGGGCGTCATCATCCTGTATGACCACGTTCACCCCGTCGGGGCTTTCGCCAAGACCTCCAAAATTGATGTGAGTACAGCAAATACTTGCATACTTTGAAAATAATGGCCCTCTGTTGCTTGTGTAAAGCAAAGGTTAATCTAGTGTACCTGAGGGGTCCTGCTAAGCCAACAGTTTGGTTAGGCTGGTCATCAATCACAAAGCTTTAGTTGACCAGTTGCGTTCATTTGAAtctccatatttttattattgagAAGATCTGCACGACTCAAAGCTCAGAATAATCTTTTCATCTTATAACAGCTCAGCGTATCTGCTCTCTGGAGCACGTTTGTAAAGAAGTGTGATGagtgaaatgaaaatatttaaattttgcATAAGATGGATGGACATGTTAATAGCTGGGTATTGTGAGCATGAATGTAATCTGGGCTTTGTTGTGACTGATGCAAATCCATTAGCTTCAAATCCCCAAGTTTCATACCAAGATGAATGCCTCTCttaaatgttttgtctttttcttttttctgtgaaaCACTGAATATGTGAGTATTCGGAGGTTGtagattgaaaaaaacaaaacaatctgaagagcaaagaaatcaaattagATAAAAATCAGAATTAGAGAGAAGACTTGGCAAAGCTGGGCAGAAAGAAGAAGTCGACTCCGGGAGGACAAGCTATCCATTTATTACCAGGACAAACTGATAATAAGGAATTACAAATAGACAAGCACAGAACTGATACACGCTGTCCTTTATCAGTGACCCACATCTTCAGCTTCAGTTTATTGATGTTGGTGGGCATCTGTTCttgcacagctctctttaactccTGTTGCACTTTGATTGcagcacattttctttttcagccctTTTGTTGTAgagttgctgctgtgcttgggatccaGCTGTttgacagatggcctcacatttgactgtaGAGTACTTCAATATACAGAGGAGCTCATGGTTGACTTAATGACAGCAAGGTGTCATTaaaggctgcaaaacaagcccaagtcatcacccctccaccactgttCTTGACAGTTGGTTATGGGGTGTTTGTAGTGATATGCAACGTTtggttttctcctttttgcGCATTACGTCGTGCTCTCCACCAAAGTAGAGATatcaaacatctccactttggccCTGTCTGTCCAAAGggcattgttccagaagtcttgtggtttatttggatgcaactttgcaaacacAAGACATGCTGAGAGAAGAAGCTTTCTCATGGCAAACCTACCAGTCAAGTCGTACATGTTTAATCTTTTTCTAACTGTACTGAATTTTAATGAATGTTAAAATTTAACATTCTAGCCGagacctgtagagtctgaggtgtcagtttcagtttcatttatttgCTGAATTTCATTATAGTTCATCTGAGTGTGTTTAcagtagataaaaaaaaaaacacgaaatCCTGTGTAGGtttaagataaaaataaaagctaacacacacacagagttattaTCTGCAAGCCTGCGAGAACTTagtctgtttttaaatgcatgcaCGGATTTGACTGACCTCAGATCAGCAGGACAAGATGTTCTGGGGAGCTAAAAGGTTCATGAAATGAGAAGGAATTCAAAGGTAATTCTGTATTCAACTGGGAACCCAGGAAGTGACTTTAATACTGGGATAACATGTTCACATTTCTATGTACATGTTAGGAGTCCAGACAAGTTAAAGTTGTCCTACTGATGATTCGGATAATCCTGGTAGTCGAACCTGCTCgatatgaaagcatggatcaGTTTCCCAGAGTTGGTTTGAGAATTTTTAACTTCCGATATATTAAGTTCCTGAATATGATACAAAAAGCTGTGATCACTGTCCAAAAACGATGCCATGGTTCATGGTTCCTGACCTGCTCACCGAGTTTCAGAGAAAGGGATGATGCATTAAGACGTAGCTCTTGGGTTTCTGTGCAGTTTCTCTGGGCACAGGGTGGTCTGAGCTGGGGTGAAttttgcttttatagaggtgctcacacttccTGTTGATCAGTTagtcaagtgcatttgattggCGGCGCCTGGCTGCTACTTGCCCTCGTAACTCCTATGAAAGCAGTGAGGGTGTACTGAGACAGGGGGCTCTTGACAACATTTCATAAATATGTGCacgtgagtttttttttttttttactgcagcaGCAGGACATGATGTGATGTGAGCCTGCTGACCTTTCTCTAATGCcctgtgttgtctttgtggtGGGCAGATGAAGGGCTGCATCAAGGTGCTGAAAGAGCAACCGTCTAACAGTGTGGAGGGACTCCTGAATGCACTTAGGTGAGTACGAATGTAGAAGAGTAAAAAGGCACAAATCTCCTTCTCCTTCCTCGCTCTGAATGAATGTGAATGTGACATGAATGTGCTTCTGCTTCTTCAGATACACGACACGGCATCTACACGATGACAGCACCTCCAAACAAATCAGGGCCCTCCTGCAatgaaacaaagaagaaaaagaagcgaccaggagaggaggaggaggggaaacGAAGGAGCGCACTTGAAGGAGGAGGAAACAAACGCTGATAAACCTGTTTGTTTACAACgaacaaagagaaaaatcatCTCCGGGGTTAAGTGCGACCTGATGACAATAAGAAGAGgaaaataattatatatattgtCAGCTGTCCATCATTCTGTCTCTCATTTTGTAAagtaagaaaagaagaaaaaaaaaaagaagccagaaaagaagatatagatatatattaaGAAAAGTGAAACACTGAGCAGCAGGTGAAGAATAGGTAGGATTAAAAAGGAAGCTATATTGGAAGATTTAAGGTCAGAACCAACTGAAAGTGTacgaaacaaaaaaaggaagaaaaaaaaaagagggttaATGTTCCAGAAGTAGTCTGACGAGTATTTTTGCACACACTTTGAAAACATCTCCTTCCCCAATGAAATCTGATCCCAAACTGGTTCCCATTGCTTGAACTGGAGGGGCTCTCCTTCAGCTGCACTGGTCTCCACCGACGGGTGAATCGTAAAGCAATGTGATGGATACACTCCGGAGATTTGCTTTTACCCGTTTCACTTTCTTTCTGGTGCAGCTGGAGGAAAGCAGGCAGGCGGAGACGGGACGCCTCTGTTTTCGCCCCGATTTCTTCCTCATCATCCATCTATCAAGtatatgctttttttccctttaaatttctcctcatcaccaacaaaaatgtaaaaaaataaataaataaataaagatccGCCCGTGTCGTGTGCCCCGATGCCGTTTATGTTCCTGCACACAAAAACCATCTTGCCAGTTGTCTGGCTTTACTTGAACTACGTCCTTCACTCTCTCCATGGTGCTAATGTGGTTTATCGCAGCTTCTTATCTGATATCGTTTGGCTGTGATGTGGGACATACAGTGATTTTGTCATCCTCTTCTTTTGTGCACAAGTTAGCCACGATGGCGAGTCAGCCTTCAGCATCTCGGTGCGTAAAAAAAGGGGGTCAAACCTGAGAGGGCATTTTTGGGGAAACCGCAGCACACTTTTACTTCTTCACCCAGTGCCAAAGCTTATTCTGTTATTACATCGCACGTGAGTCAGGCTCGAGGGTTTGATGGCATTATTATATCActcatctttcttttctttttgtaaaagaGGATTAAAAAGCCGAGACACACGTGAAAAACAAGTGGGAAGGTGGTCCGATTTACATACATTTTAAGGGAGATCCGAGTGTTCCGGTGTAAATACGTGAAGCTTTTCACAGTGGGCATCCACACGTTCCCCGTCGGGGAATATGAAAAAAACCACCATCACAAACTCACACATGAAAACTCGAGTGCTTTCTTTTAGCACGAGGTTTAAAAAGTCCATCAATAAgtgggaaataaaaatgaaactaaaaatgATCCAAAAGGAGATTCAAAAGAAGTGCTGTACTTTGGATGTCTAGAGCCCTTAGTCTTATTTAATTTGATCTTATAATATATTTTCTATACAGGGGTATGTGCGCAAGCATATTCTGTATAAATACATAGATGGCATGTTGCAAAAGTTCTGACAGAAATGTGTAAATAaggtgtttttattcatttttaatcgTTCAGTGACGCTGAAATTGGGTATGTGTTGTCTCTCAGAATTACCATGCGTTTGGCTTGGACCATCGGACTTGCCGTAGTCATAGGTTTCAGAAATTCAGCTTCATTAATGGCGAATGAACCGGAGGGAGGGGAGGGACGCTAAGTGGGGAGGGGGCCGGGGCTATCCATTTGCTtgttattttgtatattttgtgcAACAATAAACTTGTCATTTATTACATTCAACAACGGCCGTCCTGTGTCTGTTCAGTCATGTGTAGGAGTAATGGTGCTGGGGGTGTGATGTCAAAAACTGCAGGTGAAAATCACATTTTCCTAAAACAGggctgtcaaacataaggctcgCGGGCCAGAATCGGTCCGGCAAAAACGCCAATCTGACCCATtaaacagaagattggaaaatgTAAAGAAGGACGTAAATTTGAgaatttttactgtatttttaagttttatGTATTTTCCACTTCCCCCTTGGCTATTCATACTGCATCACaccaaagtaaataagtaaaagataaacaatgaaatggcagaaagttcctgttttttcaccACTATAGAAATGTAGGATTTTTATCATGAGCttgctgtaaaaacaaacaaaagaataagAGGACATCATGTCAATTAacaaaaaatgtccaatttatAATTTAGGTACATTCTGTATGATGAATTAACAGAACTTTCCTGTCATTTTAAAcctttatttcttacaatttaatcccaaagcagcatttctttcacatgtagaaaaactgagatatgttgctgaaattgcacttcttttttttttatattaaaattgtGTAGTTAGACTTCTTCACACTGACAGGAAGAGAAGCTTCACTGCTCCAgtccacttaagatcaaagcgGCCTGTACTCCGCccacaatgtaaaataaatgcGACGTCTCTGCTCTAAGGTAAACTCTCAGAGTAACAGTGGTGTAGTCTGAAAATATGCAGCTTCAAATTACAGGAAATATTTGACTGGAAAGCAATTAAATGATTATATTCAAAGTCATTACAAATTTGGAATAAATCATAAAGTGTTAGTTACTTTTCAGTGTTTCCTTTGGTTTAAATCAGTCCAATGAAGACACGTAGTTACACGTGTGAGTGTGTAATGTAAAGAAACAGTAGTTTCACAGTGTGTAATGTTGCGTAGGTCACAGTGGTTTTGCAATAGTACCCACAGTGGGAGGACAGGTGACTTTAATGGTGCAGGAATTGGTCTGTAACTGCAGGATGTAAACTCCAAATTTTGCAAAAgaatgtaaaacataaaaaaaaatgaattagaaTTATTTGCCATCAATCCCcataaatctgttaaaaaaaactctcAGAGTCAAGCTACTGCTCCTCCCAGTTGAAAGGAGTTGggtgaggtggttcaggcatgtCCTACGCCCAGGAGGCACTGGGCCAGACCCAGGACACCCTGGAGGATACATCTCTTGGTTGGCTTGGAAAAGCCTCGGTGTATCCCTGGAAGAGCTGGAGGACCAGAAACTGGATGGACTGATAAAGAACACAATCCACTGCATAAATAATATAACAATGTTAAAACTggatttaaaaattttaaataaaccaataaaatgtttattttcatgactaaaACAATCCACTGTTGCAGACTGCAAGAATACATATGGAAAAATCTAAAGTTTTAAACTTTAATGAAGaacttcaaataaaaataaaatataatttactcGATATGCTGACCAAACCACGGTGcatcctgaatttgaaaaaaacaaaaaaacaaacaaggcaaagtaatgGAGgctaaaatgtaacatttagaCTCAATTCATACACTTAGTCCAACACAACACAATGCCAACGAGGCAAGAAGGTAACTGATGTAATGTTGGATTATGCAAAATCTTCAATCGGCACAGCTTGTCAGAAGGAGACACACCTGTCCTGAATTAATGATTTGTATTAAGTGTTCATTAATGAACATGACTGTGTTGTAGCATATCAGTCTCCCCACCGAGAGCTACTGCAGGATGTATTCCAGTCACTCACCACAAGGGGGCAGCAAACGATCATTTTATGAAAGACTACAAACTAACTCAAACTTGTGCGCCTGCTCTGCTTTTTCACATCAAAACGGCAGAAATGTAATTCACCTCAGCATAAGAGCCCTACCACTTTGGCAGCGTGATGAACATAAAACAGTTCACGAGGTAATTCATGCGCTGCTCCAAATAAGCAGTGCTGTCGAGCAATTAAACTTCAGGTGTGGTGCGGCACCTGTTATCGGGCTCTGAGGTCAAAATGATGAATAAGCTGCAGGAGCATTCAGCTGAGAGGTCAGTCTGACTGAGCTGTGCTGTAAGGTGTGATTGTTGGAGGGTGTAAAGTAGGGCAAGAGATAGGAGAGCTTGTCAGAAGTTATATGGAAATGAGAGCAGCGGGCTGCAGACACTGAACCATGTTATGGGATCAAATTCAACAACAGCTTGAACAGAAAAGAAAGTAGCTGTAAGAAAATATTATAGGCTGTAAATATCAAAGTGGGCTTATCAGCTCATCCTACTGTTTTCTAGATCGCACTTTTTGAAGCCTCGGCGTGAGTCGACTGAGTTATAAGAAAAACTCCACAAAGACCAAAACCCACTTTGTGTACTGAACTGTAAACGTGATTATTTCATGGCTGAAGTTGAGCACTTTATCACAGGAGTCTGCAGGGATTTACTCAGTCGTGGAgcatacttgccaaccttgagacctcagaattagggagacattcaaaagggctgtgggggaggggtggtatacatatacatatatatacaaaaaacttgaattttacaatgttgtttttatcggctaaaataagttaaatgtcgCCGTTATTATTGTCTGGCCGGAAAcagcgggggtgtccaaattcagaggctgcgtccacctgaggaccttgcctttaagtgacttatatatttaacctgagtagtgaaagaccgcgggggtttgaaaacgatgtgccgggagtttgctgttctcgtcggctcagatatttgaagtttacacagctacattctcgcttgAAAATATGATAAGTTTATTTTGcaacccagaaagagtaataagaatactattaaaactaagtagctgcagtagtagtagtagccattgttggaaactggaattggctgggccaatctgggatatggtttttcaattttgttatCCGGGTAGAAAATCGGGAGAAAtccgggagaatggtggctccgggagattttcgggaggggcacggaaaaatcgggagggttggcatgtatgctCGTGGAGtcagcctcaagtggacattTCAGGAACTGCAGAATTacagtttgtttaatttttcagctctggcagctgctgcttaagaaatacagacaaaACGATGGAAATGTGTCTCATGCATAGCCATGCATTTCCCTGAGTAAATTCAACAAATTCTAGGCAGAAATTATTAAACGTCAGATACaaagttttctttatttctggTAAATGTTGTACTTTTCTGCTCTAATATACGATGGAAatatcaaaacacaaaaatcaggAACCAAATATACTGGTGGTTCCCAAAAAGTTAAACCCTTTGCTTCTTTCATAGTAGGGGAAATACATTTCTGATCCCCTGCTGAACTCacaagtttgctcacttactAAGAAATTGAACAGTCTCTCATTTTTATGGATGTTTCATTGTCAATGGAGAgtgacagaatatcaaccaaaaatctagaaaaaaagaacaaaaaacacagtacTGGGGAAAATGTTGCTCTTCTTCTACCCTGAAATCTACACCTGTGACCTCACAGTTTGAAGAgaaattctgtgtgtgtgtgcgtgtgtgtgtgtgtgcgtgtgcgtgtgtactTGTATCCATGGGTCTGGCTTTGGCTTCGTGCCCTAACTGCCatgtaataaataaagaacCAGTGTCTCAGTTTACTTCCCTAATGTGAAATGTATTCAAATTTAGAGGTTAATGAATCCTTCGCAGCTACTTACCGTCTTTCAACAGACCATGCAAATAACAACAATTTAAGAGAAAGTCACATCAGATACTTGAGTGAGCACCAAACTGTAGTTGTATGTTAATTAATTGCTGTTAGTA containing:
- the LOC135932367 gene encoding CYFIP-related Rac1 interactor B-like, which gives rise to MACVCRVMLETPEYRCRFTNTDTMLFCMRVMVGVIILYDHVHPVGAFAKTSKIDMKGCIKVLKEQPSNSVEGLLNALRYTTRHLHDDSTSKQIRALLQ